In the genome of Fundulus heteroclitus isolate FHET01 unplaced genomic scaffold, MU-UCD_Fhet_4.1 scaffold_36, whole genome shotgun sequence, one region contains:
- the LOC118559875 gene encoding uncharacterized protein LOC118559875, whose translation MKQRGTMEESRWRKMFVFFLLLLQIPGAESRDLSLYFTIRAGDDVTLPCENVPHGYSDCSSTSWLHSKSGQAAVELVELGQVKDGRSDRLSVSADCSLVLKKVTAEDVGLYSCRQFISGTQSGPDAEVHLSLVNLREDQNQNMVTLTCSVSTYGQCKNRVRWLYNNKNVDKDNRDVTESSSSCSAAVSFQTSHYIYPSRFNLFSCEVKTEDDKLLTFTFGSRPSVTTTPVTPKLGETPDDRKTGPPWLYIILPLVLVALIITVVVFVLLRRTKGNNTEHKSGEGDTHRPLGTQSACENQQHEADAENGVSYASISYTKKPNSRSQVKSDGDNDTVTYSTVKASSADTNCLYASINKPNNPV comes from the exons ATGAAGCAGAGAGGAACCATGGAGGAGTCTagatggaggaaaatgtttgtatttttcctgctgctgctgcagattcCAG GAGCAGAGAGCAGAGATCTCTCCCTCTACTTCACCATCAGAGCTGGAGATGACGTCACTTTGCCTTGTGAAAATGTGCCTCATGGTTACAGTGACTGTAGCTCCACCTCCTGGCTTCACAGTAAATCAGGACAAGCAGCTGTAGAGTTGGTTGAACTTGGACAGGTTAAAGATGGCCGCTCAGACAGACTGAGTGTTTCTGCAGATTGTTCTCTGGTTCTAAAGAAAGTCACAGCTGAGGATGTTGGTCTCTACTCCTGCAGACAGTTTATATCAGGAACACAGAGCGGTCCAGATGCTGAGGTTCATCTTTCTCTTGTTAACT TGAGAgaagatcagaaccagaacatggtGACATTAACCTGCTCTGTGTCCACATATGGACAGTGTAAAAACAGAGTGAGGTGGTTGTATAATAATAAGAATGTGGATAAAGATAACCGAGATGTAACAGAATCATCCTcttcctgctctgctgctgtcagcttCCAGACGTCTCATTACATTTATCCATCAAGGTTTAACTTGTTCAGCTGTGAAGTAAAGACAGAAGATGATAAACTGCTGACTTTTACCTTCGGCTCTCGTCCATCAG TGACCACAACACCAGTTACACCTAAACTAGGAGAAACACCAGACGACCGCAAAACAG GTCCGCCGTGGTTGTACATCATTCTGCCTCTGGTTCTAGTGGCTTTGATCATAACTGTTGTTGTGTTTGTCCTTTTAAGGAGGACTAAAG GAAACAACACAGAACACAAATCTGGGGAG GGTGACACCCACAGGCCTCTTGGGACTCAGTCAGCGTGTGAAAATCAGCAACATGAG gcTGATGCAGAAAATGGTGTTTCCTACGCCTCCATCAGCTACACCAAGAAACCCAACAGCAGGAGCCAG gTTAAAAGTGACGGTGACAACGACACAGTGACCTACAGCACAGTGAAAGCTTCATCCGCAGATACCAACTGCCTCTATGCTTCCATCAACAAGCCAAACAACCCAGTCTGA
- the LOC105924732 gene encoding uncharacterized protein LOC105924732 encodes MKQRGTMEESRWRKMFVFFLLLLQIPGAENRELSLYFTIRAGDDVTLPCENVDHGYSDCSSTSWIHGKSGQGAVEIVNHGQVKDGRSDRLSLSPNCSLVLKKVTAEDVGLYICRQFISATQSGPNAKVYLSLMNLREDQNQNMVTLTCSVLTDRQCKNRVKWLFNSNYEDKDNREITESSSSCSAAVSFQTSHYIYPSRFNLFSCEVKTEDERLLTFTFSSRPSVTTTPVTPKLRKTPDDSNTEHATVWWRFLLGSVGLAALIAAVVIISIWTRTKGRKTHLEENPVCHDEDDGAEKYENIRTSTF; translated from the exons ATGAAGCAGAGAGGAACCATGGAGGAGTCTagatggaggaaaatgtttgtatttttcctgctgttgctgcagatTCCAG GAGCAGAGAACAGAGAACTCTCCCTCTACTTCACCATCAGAGCTGGAGATGACGTCACTTTGCCTTGTGAAAATGTGGATCATGGTTACAGTGACTGTAGCTCCACCTCCTGGATTCACGGTAAATCAGGACAAGGTGCTGTAGAGATAGTTAATCATGGGCAGGTTAAAGATGGCCGCTCAGACAGACTGAGTTTGTCTCCAAACTGTTCTCTGGTTCTAAAGAAAGTCACAGCTGAGGATGTTGGTCTCTACATCTGCAGACAGTTTATATCAGCAACACAGAGCGGACCAAATGCTAAAGTTTATCTTTCTCTTATGAACT TGAGAgaagatcagaaccagaacatggtGACATTAACCTGCTCTGTGTTGACAGACAGACAGTGTAAAAACAGAGTGAAGTGGTTGTTTAATAGTAACTATGAGGATAAAGATAACCGAGAAATAACAGAATCATCCTcttcctgctctgctgctgtcagcttCCAGACGTCTCATTACATTTATCCATCAAGGTTTAACTTGTTCAGCTGTGAAGTAAAGACAGAGGATGAAAGACTGCTGACTTTTACCTTCAGCTCTCGTCCATCAG TGACCACAACACCAGTTACACCTAAACTAAGAAAAACACCAGATGACAGCAATACAG AACATGCAACAGTCTGGTGGAGGTTCCTCCTTGGTTCTGTGGGTTTAGCGGCTCTGATAGCAGCTGTTGTGATCATCAGCATTTGGACCAGAACTAAAG GGAGAAAAACACATCTGGAGGAAAACCCT GTCTGTCATGATGAAGATGACGGTGCAGAGAAATACGAAAACATCAGAACTTCTACATTTTga